From one Planktothrix agardhii NIES-204 genomic stretch:
- the pmgA gene encoding photomixotrophic growth related protein PmgA, whose protein sequence is MIALTSRPVKRNWVTISFASTLYLCPVLDLLLYDIPDPLQAEIRLGLQEALVNAAKHGNKLDPSKTVVVRFCLIQDYCWWIISDQGGGFKPPCQCQLRQEEDCEQETHDSNLPHDEHECGRGLYILYQIFDRVQWNRTGTELTLCKKVATAYIRQDW, encoded by the coding sequence GTGATTGCTTTAACATCGCGTCCGGTTAAACGAAACTGGGTCACTATCAGCTTTGCTTCCACATTGTATCTCTGTCCAGTTTTGGACTTGCTTCTGTATGACATTCCAGACCCGTTGCAAGCCGAAATTCGTCTAGGACTACAGGAAGCTCTTGTCAATGCTGCCAAGCACGGCAATAAGCTAGACCCAAGTAAAACAGTAGTCGTCCGTTTTTGTCTGATTCAAGATTATTGTTGGTGGATTATATCAGATCAGGGCGGTGGTTTTAAACCTCCTTGTCAATGTCAATTGCGTCAGGAGGAAGATTGCGAACAAGAAACCCACGATTCTAATTTACCTCATGATGAACATGAATGTGGACGGGGTTTGTACATTCTCTATCAAATCTTTGATCGTGTGCAATGGAATCGAACCGGAACAGAACTGACGTTATGTAAGAAAGTGGCAACTGCTTATATACGACAGGATTGGTAA
- a CDS encoding transcriptional Regulator, TetR family has translation MDAVEQTEISQLDNIGEKAEQIFEGALQEFLVHGYAGTSMDRVAASAGVSKATVYNHFGDKEGLFIALVKRLAQKKYQIMVESHKAELMETEPAVVVRQIANTILDNSLDDQEHLAFVRLVIGESGRFPELAKTFVHHLGKPGIEVLTEYLTTQCYITILDPEAMARVIIGTLAHYVLMQEILQGKEIIPMERDRIINTLVDLVDHHPKPEI, from the coding sequence ATGGACGCAGTAGAACAGACCGAAATCTCCCAGTTGGATAATATTGGCGAGAAAGCAGAACAAATTTTTGAAGGGGCGCTGCAAGAATTTTTAGTCCATGGGTATGCGGGTACCAGTATGGATCGGGTTGCTGCATCGGCGGGGGTGTCGAAGGCAACGGTTTATAACCATTTTGGGGACAAAGAGGGGTTATTTATTGCCCTGGTTAAGCGGTTAGCTCAGAAAAAATATCAAATTATGGTGGAGTCCCACAAAGCCGAATTGATGGAAACTGAACCTGCTGTGGTGGTGCGACAAATTGCTAATACAATTTTAGATAATTCCTTGGATGATCAAGAACATTTAGCTTTTGTTCGGCTTGTAATTGGGGAGTCGGGGCGATTTCCAGAATTAGCTAAAACCTTTGTGCATCATTTGGGAAAACCAGGAATTGAAGTTTTAACAGAATATCTAACAACTCAGTGCTATATTACTATTCTTGACCCCGAAGCGATGGCGCGGGTAATTATTGGAACCCTAGCCCATTATGTATTAATGCAAGAGATTTTGCAAGGTAAGGAAATTATTCCGATGGAACGGGATCGAATTATTAATACTTTGGTGGATTTAGTTGATCACCACCCGAAACCCGAAATTTAA
- a CDS encoding protein kinase: MSSRQIHHPNDCISNRYKILNFIGEGGMQQVYYAEDLALKREVALKVPKNMSAEKRFQRSAIVSARVNHPNVAKTLDYLEDGDNLYLIEEFISGQDLKEGVIQKLQVVDPYLTAKIFHYLAKGIAASHRAGVIHRDLKPSNIMVSGSFNLTEIKITDFGIAKMAEEEISNAVKDGESSMGNSSTVLGALPYMAPEMIKQFKNADKPSDIWSLGAMMYELISGEKPFGFGLITVQNILNAAPPPKPTHLDDKIQFQPLGKKLYELILSCLKKNPEERPTADDLVQKCEKLCYPVEARKEGIVDRYFSRNKGIIKRSHDGKEIFFHLDSVYGEQPQEGSKVCFSEFPGYPLYRAHPFVLMQ, from the coding sequence ATGAGTAGCCGTCAAATTCATCACCCTAACGATTGTATCAGTAATCGTTATAAAATTCTTAACTTTATTGGTGAAGGAGGAATGCAACAAGTTTATTATGCAGAAGACTTGGCACTTAAAAGAGAAGTTGCTCTTAAAGTTCCTAAAAATATGTCTGCTGAAAAAAGGTTTCAGCGAAGTGCTATTGTTAGTGCAAGGGTAAACCATCCTAATGTAGCTAAGACTTTAGACTATTTGGAAGATGGAGACAACCTATATCTTATAGAAGAATTCATCTCAGGTCAAGATCTTAAGGAAGGAGTTATACAAAAGCTTCAAGTCGTAGATCCATACTTAACTGCTAAAATTTTTCATTATTTAGCGAAAGGTATTGCTGCTTCTCATCGTGCTGGTGTCATTCATCGTGATCTTAAACCTAGCAATATTATGGTTTCTGGAAGTTTTAATCTAACAGAAATTAAAATTACTGATTTTGGTATAGCGAAGATGGCTGAAGAAGAAATTTCAAATGCTGTTAAAGATGGAGAATCTTCTATGGGTAATTCCTCAACTGTGTTAGGTGCTTTACCCTATATGGCTCCTGAAATGATCAAACAATTTAAAAATGCCGATAAGCCCTCAGATATCTGGTCTCTGGGAGCAATGATGTATGAACTGATAAGTGGTGAAAAACCTTTTGGCTTTGGTTTAATCACTGTTCAGAATATTCTCAATGCTGCACCGCCTCCAAAACCAACCCACCTTGATGATAAGATTCAGTTTCAACCTCTGGGAAAGAAACTATATGAATTAATTCTCTCATGTTTGAAAAAAAATCCAGAGGAACGTCCTACAGCAGATGATTTAGTACAAAAATGTGAAAAATTATGTTATCCAGTTGAGGCCCGAAAGGAAGGTATTGTAGATCGATACTTCTCGCGGAATAAGGGTATTATTAAAAGAAGTCATGACGGAAAGGAAATATTCTTCCACTTAGATAGTGTTTATGGTGAACAACCCCAAGAAGGTAGTAAAGTCTGTTTTTCCGAATTCCCGGGTTATCCCCTTTACCGAGCGCATCCTTTTGTTTTAATGCAATAG
- a CDS encoding hypothetical protein (Protein of unknown function DUF433) codes for MQTLTDIGTLIVSTPGTCGGRPRIAQTRITVQYIINEIKAGITPEEIVQDKPFLTLAGVFSALAYYYANKVLLDTEFAAYDQECRRLEAEFKVGNLS; via the coding sequence ATGCAAACCCTAACAGATATTGGAACACTTATCGTGTCTACCCCCGGAACCTGTGGAGGTCGTCCTCGAATTGCCCAAACCCGGATTACCGTTCAATATATTATTAATGAAATTAAAGCCGGAATTACCCCTGAAGAAATTGTTCAAGACAAACCATTTTTAACCCTTGCCGGAGTTTTCAGTGCGCTGGCATATTATTATGCGAATAAAGTCTTATTAGATACTGAATTTGCTGCCTATGATCAAGAATGTCGTCGCCTTGAAGCTGAATTTAAGGTAGGAAATCTATCGTGA
- a CDS encoding DevC protein — protein sequence MIGFIQRLTNRTPLGWLQLSHDKARMLVALSGIAFADVLIFMQLGFQTALYDSNTRLHNHLDADIFIISPQARNLVNLSTLPRRRLYQAMDVPGVKSADPLYVNFSDWKNPKTGKKTAILVIGFDPRQSAFNLPEVQQNLDVIKLADQVLFDRASRGDYQEVIAKVDQGEIVSTELEKRTLKIAGLFKVGASFAADGTLITSDRNFLRLFPRRKPGGISAGLVKVEPGYDVQKVATDLQNYLPKDVKVLTNEQFLAFEKDYWSKNTAIGFVFSLGTAMGFVVGVIIVYQVLATDVADHTPEYATFKAMGFRNAYLLGIVFEEAIILAIMGFIPGATISLGLYRLTRQATNLPLYMTLIRAVQVLVLTIIMCMLSGAIATRKLQAADPADIF from the coding sequence ATGATTGGATTTATACAGAGATTAACAAATAGAACGCCGTTAGGATGGTTGCAATTAAGTCATGATAAAGCCCGAATGTTAGTGGCATTGTCAGGCATTGCCTTTGCCGATGTTTTAATTTTTATGCAATTAGGATTTCAAACAGCATTATATGATAGTAATACCAGATTGCATAATCATTTAGATGCGGATATTTTTATTATTAGTCCCCAAGCTAGAAATTTAGTTAATTTATCAACCTTACCCCGGCGACGTTTATATCAAGCAATGGATGTTCCAGGGGTGAAATCCGCAGACCCATTATATGTTAATTTTTCCGATTGGAAAAACCCTAAAACTGGGAAAAAAACAGCGATTTTAGTCATCGGATTTGATCCGCGTCAGTCAGCTTTTAATTTACCCGAAGTTCAACAAAATTTAGACGTGATTAAATTAGCGGATCAGGTGTTATTTGATCGGGCTTCGAGAGGAGATTATCAAGAAGTTATTGCTAAAGTAGATCAGGGTGAAATTGTTAGTACCGAATTAGAAAAACGCACCCTTAAAATTGCGGGATTATTTAAAGTGGGGGCTTCCTTTGCGGCGGATGGAACATTAATTACTAGCGATCGCAATTTTTTACGATTATTTCCCCGAAGAAAACCAGGGGGAATTAGTGCTGGACTGGTTAAAGTTGAACCGGGTTATGATGTCCAAAAAGTCGCAACAGACCTACAAAATTATTTACCCAAAGATGTAAAAGTTTTAACTAATGAACAATTTTTAGCCTTTGAAAAGGATTATTGGTCAAAAAATACTGCGATTGGATTTGTGTTTAGTTTGGGGACAGCCATGGGGTTTGTAGTCGGGGTAATTATTGTTTATCAAGTTCTGGCTACGGATGTTGCTGACCATACCCCCGAATATGCTACTTTCAAAGCCATGGGATTTAGAAATGCTTATTTATTAGGGATTGTTTTTGAAGAAGCAATTATTTTAGCAATTATGGGATTTATTCCTGGTGCTACGATTTCTTTAGGATTATATCGGTTAACCCGACAAGCTACAAATTTACCGTTATATATGACCTTAATTCGTGCGGTTCAAGTGTTAGTATTAACGATTATTATGTGTATGTTATCGGGTGCGATCGCCACTCGTAAATTACAAGCCGCCGATCCTGCCGATATCTTTTGA
- a CDS encoding heterocyst specific ABC-transporter, membrane fusion protein DevB-like protein, with the protein MVRQTTVGKLSSPKLPHAGILVAATTLAISGLTAYTFWRYRPSPAEPVALPETLVPEVKTVTALGWLEPQGEIIKLSAPQSNQGSRVDHLLVKEGDLVKPGQAIAILDSRDRLQAALEQAETEVEVAVARLEQVQAGAKQGDIQAQKARFQGNQAELEGQIITQKATIATLEAQLRGERSAQKATLDRIQAELNNAETNCQRYDNLYQDGAVSAQDRDSQCLQAETSRKRLQEAQANLNETISSRAEQIREAQANLSRTIATVDLQIAEAEATLTAVSEVRPVDVQLAKSELAKAESSVKQAEANLEQAYVRSPVETSHGASFRVIEVNTHAGELISSAGIIELGQTEQMYAVAEVYDSDIPKIHSGQTATITADALLQPLKGTVEEVGLRVKKQSALDIDPTTNIDARVIEVRVKLDDISSKKAASLTNLQVKVTINQ; encoded by the coding sequence ATGGTGCGCCAAACAACAGTCGGTAAACTTTCATCCCCAAAATTGCCCCATGCGGGGATTTTAGTTGCTGCAACCACCCTGGCTATAAGTGGTTTAACGGCCTATACCTTCTGGCGGTATCGTCCCAGTCCCGCCGAACCCGTAGCCTTGCCCGAAACCCTTGTCCCGGAGGTAAAAACCGTTACGGCGTTAGGTTGGTTAGAACCCCAGGGAGAAATTATTAAACTATCGGCCCCCCAGTCCAACCAAGGGAGTCGGGTTGATCACCTTTTGGTGAAAGAGGGAGACTTGGTAAAACCCGGACAAGCGATCGCAATTTTGGATAGTCGAGATCGGCTACAAGCAGCCCTAGAACAAGCTGAAACTGAAGTAGAAGTAGCCGTTGCCCGTTTAGAGCAAGTTCAAGCCGGGGCAAAACAGGGGGATATTCAAGCCCAAAAAGCCCGATTTCAGGGCAACCAAGCGGAGTTAGAGGGGCAAATTATCACTCAAAAGGCTACCATTGCCACCCTAGAAGCCCAACTGCGGGGAGAACGTAGCGCCCAAAAAGCCACCCTAGACCGCATTCAAGCGGAACTCAACAACGCCGAAACTAACTGTCAACGCTACGACAATTTATATCAGGATGGGGCCGTATCCGCCCAAGATCGCGATAGTCAATGTTTGCAGGCCGAAACCAGTCGCAAACGCTTACAGGAAGCCCAAGCTAACCTTAACGAAACTATTAGCAGCCGCGCTGAACAAATTCGAGAAGCCCAAGCTAACCTTAGCCGCACCATCGCCACCGTTGACCTACAAATTGCTGAGGCGGAAGCTACTTTAACTGCGGTGAGCGAAGTTCGTCCCGTCGATGTCCAGTTAGCTAAAAGTGAGTTAGCCAAGGCTGAATCCTCTGTTAAACAAGCCGAAGCTAATTTAGAACAAGCCTATGTGCGATCGCCTGTAGAGACGAGTCATGGCGCGTCTTTCCGAGTAATTGAGGTGAATACCCACGCCGGAGAACTAATTTCTTCAGCAGGTATTATTGAATTGGGACAAACCGAACAAATGTATGCCGTTGCTGAAGTTTATGATAGCGATATTCCCAAAATACATTCGGGACAAACCGCAACAATTACGGCTGATGCGTTACTCCAACCGTTAAAAGGTACAGTGGAAGAAGTTGGGTTAAGGGTGAAAAAACAAAGTGCTTTAGATATTGATCCGACCACAAATATTGATGCTAGAGTTATCGAAGTTAGAGTAAAATTAGATGATATTTCTAGCAAAAAAGCTGCTAGTTTAACTAATTTACAGGTTAAAGTCACCATTAACCAGTAA
- a CDS encoding YcfA family protein, producing the protein MPRKIRELKAQILREGFIYLPKRGKGSHQRWRHPLLRKTLTIPGKDGDDVPLYLEKQLEKLLTELEYLNEEDKSS; encoded by the coding sequence ATGCCCAGGAAGATTCGAGAGTTGAAAGCTCAGATTTTGCGTGAAGGATTTATTTACTTGCCCAAGCGTGGCAAGGGTAGTCATCAGCGTTGGCGACATCCTCTGCTGAGAAAAACACTAACCATCCCCGGCAAGGATGGAGATGATGTGCCACTCTACCTCGAAAAACAACTAGAAAAGTTACTGACTGAACTAGAATATCTCAATGAGGAGGATAAGAGCTCATGA
- a CDS encoding acetyltransferase, putative, translating into MDIFLETKRLILRQFTELDADFLWNLDNDPRVMKYINCGHPTPKEVIQTQTLPRFMRYYSRYSYFGVWAVVEKETGELIGWVHFFPAIDHPFAVALNLVQPNEIALGYRFIYNSWGKGYATEACEILIDKGFSEWIVKRVTAWALVTNKGSIRVMEKLGLTLEKQFRFSEHQLPYMSFEERLAVKYSRGK; encoded by the coding sequence ATGGATATTTTTTTAGAAACGAAACGGTTAATTTTAAGGCAGTTTACTGAACTGGATGCAGATTTTTTATGGAATTTAGATAACGATCCCAGGGTGATGAAATATATTAATTGCGGACATCCCACACCCAAAGAAGTTATTCAGACTCAAACGTTACCGAGATTTATGAGATATTATAGCAGATATTCATATTTTGGGGTGTGGGCTGTTGTTGAAAAAGAAACCGGAGAGTTGATCGGATGGGTACATTTTTTCCCAGCAATTGATCACCCTTTTGCCGTTGCGTTAAATCTAGTACAACCCAATGAAATTGCGTTAGGATATCGGTTTATTTATAATAGTTGGGGGAAAGGATATGCAACCGAAGCCTGTGAAATTCTCATAGATAAGGGGTTTTCAGAATGGATAGTAAAACGAGTTACTGCTTGGGCATTAGTGACCAATAAAGGCTCAATTCGAGTGATGGAAAAGCTAGGATTAACCTTGGAAAAGCAGTTTAGATTTAGTGAACATCAACTCCCCTATATGAGTTTTGAAGAACGTTTAGCTGTTAAATATAGTCGGGGTAAGTAG
- a CDS encoding protein serine/threonine phosphatases yields the protein MGQRMVDNKIYAPIQQIICRWLHSSNKSQVIEVEQEKVVLGSALGRRSENQDRVLFCRVRFEESRKPAFAVLVLCDGMGGMVSGGDCANLAISTFVASLVHSNTPTLIEKLGVAVRDANESVYAAYKGKGGSTLSAIICDQTDQWAAINVGDSRIYQVLNNGQMKQLSTDDTLENQLADLNLPSPPPEFRQLLQYIGMGKGIELREIELKPSSDVKWIVITSDGAHDIPKDIFQSIVAHAKTAKDTVTRLISLSEWLGGRDNSTVAVLPYDKNLLLHEEECSLGSLEIWGMPGKVELFSVKILPEAFQHNTLTKFEPETIQRQDDVKNQESLSAKKQPKRKKQKNIETPELTDEVSGSSNVEKTVPQVNIEFSEEF from the coding sequence ATGGGGCAGCGTATGGTGGACAATAAAATCTATGCACCGATCCAACAAATAATTTGTAGATGGCTGCATTCTAGTAACAAATCTCAAGTTATTGAAGTAGAACAGGAGAAAGTTGTATTAGGAAGTGCGCTAGGTCGGCGTTCTGAGAATCAAGATCGTGTTCTATTTTGCCGAGTCAGATTTGAAGAGTCACGAAAACCTGCTTTCGCTGTTCTTGTACTCTGTGATGGAATGGGAGGTATGGTCAGTGGCGGGGACTGTGCAAATTTAGCAATCAGTACATTTGTTGCTTCTCTAGTCCATAGCAATACGCCTACACTCATTGAGAAGTTGGGTGTAGCTGTACGAGATGCAAACGAAAGTGTTTACGCAGCTTATAAAGGTAAAGGTGGATCTACGCTATCAGCGATAATTTGTGATCAAACCGATCAATGGGCAGCGATAAATGTAGGAGATAGCCGGATTTACCAAGTTTTGAACAATGGCCAAATGAAGCAACTTAGTACAGATGATACCTTGGAGAATCAACTAGCTGATCTAAACCTTCCTTCTCCTCCGCCAGAATTTAGGCAACTCCTACAATATATTGGTATGGGCAAAGGGATAGAATTAAGAGAAATCGAATTGAAACCATCTTCAGACGTTAAGTGGATTGTAATCACATCAGATGGGGCTCATGATATCCCAAAAGATATTTTTCAATCTATAGTGGCTCATGCCAAAACTGCCAAAGATACTGTTACTCGTCTTATTTCTCTTTCAGAATGGCTGGGAGGTAGGGATAATTCTACAGTGGCAGTCTTACCCTATGACAAGAATTTGCTCTTACATGAGGAAGAATGTAGCTTAGGTTCTCTTGAAATTTGGGGAATGCCTGGTAAAGTTGAGCTTTTTAGCGTTAAGATACTACCAGAAGCGTTTCAGCACAACACCTTAACAAAGTTTGAGCCAGAAACTATCCAACGTCAAGATGATGTTAAAAACCAGGAGAGTTTATCAGCCAAGAAACAACCCAAACGTAAAAAACAGAAAAATATAGAAACACCAGAACTGACCGATGAAGTTAGCGGTAGTTCTAATGTGGAAAAAACTGTTCCACAAGTAAACATAGAATTTTCTGAGGAGTTCTAA
- a CDS encoding serine/threonine protein kinase: protein MCYRVPDRYVQTGEKLSGGMGDVLICTDTYLDRPVAIKFIQNVQDENRLVDELNALQKLRSKHVVQIFDVFIDQQDNDRIGIVQEYVSGQDLLTLINQTSFSLDQYLKILYQLASGISDIHAQGVIHRDIKPNNMKIDQENILKIFDFGLARFTGKNDSTQGFTGTLGFAAPELYHGDYVSFTQAVDTYAFGVTAWFLSKEKIPDSLLKIPPDFTTSLPSFSSLSLNLPDQVSQLLDLTLSEDPKNRPDMSDVRNLLGKYLLFGKHKALIVLGRNVYSFEKINQVVKLDVPNQGLVHIKYNGLDFVIEFVNGAVYVNNESVLQGHVFPTSCVITLGESSPSNNRNRSFITFDISNPEVVL, encoded by the coding sequence ATGTGTTATAGGGTTCCAGACCGTTATGTCCAAACCGGAGAGAAATTGAGTGGAGGGATGGGAGATGTATTAATTTGCACTGATACATATCTTGACCGACCTGTCGCTATCAAATTTATTCAAAATGTACAAGATGAAAACAGGCTTGTTGATGAACTCAATGCTCTGCAAAAACTTCGTTCAAAGCACGTTGTTCAGATTTTTGATGTTTTCATTGATCAACAAGATAATGATCGTATTGGTATAGTACAAGAGTATGTCTCAGGACAGGATTTATTAACTTTAATTAATCAAACATCATTTTCACTAGATCAATATTTGAAGATTTTATATCAACTAGCTTCAGGAATTAGTGATATTCATGCACAGGGGGTTATTCATCGTGATATAAAACCCAATAATATGAAGATTGATCAAGAAAATATTTTGAAGATATTTGATTTTGGCTTGGCTCGATTTACAGGAAAAAATGATTCAACTCAAGGATTTACAGGAACTCTTGGTTTTGCCGCACCAGAGTTATATCACGGGGATTATGTATCTTTCACACAGGCTGTAGATACCTATGCTTTTGGTGTAACGGCTTGGTTTTTATCAAAAGAAAAAATTCCAGATTCATTATTAAAGATACCTCCAGATTTTACTACGTCTCTGCCCAGTTTTTCTTCTCTATCCTTAAATCTACCTGACCAAGTTTCTCAACTACTTGATTTGACGCTATCTGAAGATCCAAAAAATAGACCTGATATGTCAGATGTTAGGAATTTATTGGGAAAGTATCTTTTATTTGGAAAACACAAAGCACTTATTGTGTTAGGGAGAAATGTATATAGCTTTGAGAAAATTAATCAAGTTGTCAAGCTTGACGTTCCTAATCAGGGTTTAGTTCATATTAAATACAATGGCTTGGATTTTGTGATTGAGTTTGTTAACGGTGCAGTTTATGTAAATAATGAATCTGTTCTTCAAGGTCACGTCTTCCCTACAAGTTGTGTTATTACGCTAGGAGAATCATCTCCTAGCAATAACCGTAACCGATCATTCATCACTTTTGATATATCTAACCCGGAGGTTGTTTTATGA
- a CDS encoding ABC transporter-like protein, with protein sequence MQTQIQDIQDSTKCNAAIAIQNLDHYFGKGQLQKQVLYDINLEITIGEIVIMTGPSGSGKTTLLTLIGALRSVQSGSLNILGREFLGARSGELVKARRNTGYIFQAHNLHGSLTTLQNVQMGLEVQGKFSRTEMQQKATAMLEKVGLGNRLNYYPDNLSGGQKQRVAIARALVSHPPIVLADEPTAALDSHSGRDVVNLMQTLAKEQGCTILIVTHDNRILDVADRIIKMEDGALVTNSELTPNNQLKSNT encoded by the coding sequence ATGCAAACTCAAATCCAAGATATTCAAGATTCCACAAAATGCAATGCTGCGATCGCCATTCAAAATTTAGATCATTATTTTGGTAAAGGGCAATTGCAAAAACAGGTGTTATATGATATTAATTTAGAAATTACCATCGGTGAAATTGTGATTATGACTGGCCCCTCTGGTTCGGGAAAAACCACATTATTAACCTTAATTGGGGCGTTACGTTCTGTACAGTCGGGAAGTTTAAATATATTAGGACGAGAATTCTTAGGTGCGCGTTCAGGAGAGTTAGTTAAAGCCAGACGAAATACAGGTTATATTTTCCAAGCTCATAATTTACATGGTAGCTTAACGACCTTACAAAATGTGCAAATGGGGTTAGAGGTTCAGGGTAAATTTTCTCGTACAGAAATGCAACAAAAAGCCACGGCAATGTTAGAAAAAGTTGGGTTAGGAAATCGCTTAAATTATTATCCTGATAATCTTTCGGGAGGACAAAAACAACGAGTTGCGATCGCCCGGGCATTAGTTAGTCATCCCCCCATTGTATTAGCCGATGAACCCACAGCCGCCCTTGATAGTCATTCGGGGAGAGATGTGGTTAATTTAATGCAAACCTTAGCCAAAGAACAGGGTTGTACTATCTTAATTGTTACCCATGATAACCGGATTTTAGATGTTGCCGATCGGATTATTAAAATGGAAGATGGCGCATTAGTTACTAATTCTGAACTGACACCCAATAATCAGTTAAAATCAAACACTTAA
- a CDS encoding hypothetical protein (protein of unknown function UPF0150): protein MNQYSMIIQWSDEDQLFLVTIPEFADRVVMPCTHGKTREEAIYNGEEVIEMYLEAWQAEGEIIPQAMTLQTA, encoded by the coding sequence ATGAATCAATACAGTATGATTATTCAATGGTCTGATGAAGATCAACTTTTTCTGGTTACAATTCCAGAGTTTGCCGACCGAGTTGTCATGCCTTGCACTCATGGAAAAACTCGTGAGGAAGCGATTTATAACGGCGAAGAAGTGATTGAAATGTATTTGGAAGCTTGGCAAGCAGAAGGCGAAATTATCCCTCAAGCCATGACGCTTCAAACTGCTTAA